One window of the Ureibacillus sp. FSL W7-1570 genome contains the following:
- the pyc gene encoding pyruvate carboxylase, with the protein MRKIHKLLVANRGEIAIRVLRACNELDIKTVAIYSEEDRASHHRYKADEAYLVGVGKGPIDAYLDIEGIIEIAKESGADAVHPGYGFLAENVEFARRCEEEGIIFIGPNSKHLEIFGDKVKAREQAILAGIPVIPGSDGPVSSYEELEQFADEVGYPVMIKAALGGGGRGMRLVHAKEELKSAYERAKSEAKAAFGSDEVYVEKAIIKPKHIEVQILGDYAGNIVHLYERDCSIQRRHQKVVEIAPSISLSENLRNRICEAAVKLMKNVGYVNAGTVEFLVSGNEFYFIEVNPRIQVEHTITEMITGIDIVHAQIKISEGYELHSKEIGVPEQSEIPLFGYAIQSRVTTEDPANNFMPDTGKIMVYRSSGGFGVRLDAGNGFQGAVVTPYYDSLLVKISTWGRTFKEAAAKMDRNLREFRIRGVKTNIPFLMNVVLHEKFLSGEFDTSFIDSTPELFDLAVRKDRGTKLLRYIGDVTLNGFPGIEKKNKPIFVKPEKPKLDIKHTEIPRGTKQILEEEGVDGVIRWIKEQDDVLLTDTTFRDAHQSLLATRVRSQDMYQIADYNARMMHDFFSLELWGGATFDVSYRFLKEDPWERLAKLRKQIPNVLFQMLFRGANAVGYTNYPDNLIREFVREAASAGIDVFRIFDSLNWIKGMEIAIDEVRNTGKIAEAAICYTGDILDPSRSKYTVQYYKEMAKELERAGAHILAIKDMAGLLKPEAAYVLISELKEATDLPIHLHTHDTSGNGIYTYAKAIEAGVDIVDTALGSMAGLTSQPSANTLYYAMSGAKRKVRADIEALEQLSYYWQDVREYYRDFESGMKSPHSEIYVHEMPGGQYSNLQQQAKAVGLGDRWDEVKKMYSRVNMLFGDIVKVTPSSKVVGDMALFMVQNNLDENNILEKGKTIDFPDSVVEFFQGYLGQPYGGFPEELQKVILKERKPITVRPGELLEPVDFDALKKELENKVKKPVEKKDVISYALYPKVVEEYFMAVEKYGNLSVLDTPSFLYGLRIGEEIEVEIEKGKTLIIKLVSIGEAEHDGTRVIYFEFNGQPREVVVEDKTVEADGSIAVKADPNNPNQIGATMPGTVLKVLVSKGSHVKRGDHLLITEAMKMETTVQAPSDGVVKEIYAKPGDAISTGDLLIELE; encoded by the coding sequence ATGAGAAAGATTCACAAGCTTTTAGTCGCAAACAGAGGGGAAATCGCCATTCGCGTATTGCGGGCATGCAATGAATTGGATATTAAAACAGTTGCGATTTATTCGGAAGAGGACCGCGCGTCCCACCATCGTTACAAAGCGGATGAAGCTTATCTTGTCGGTGTCGGGAAAGGTCCGATTGATGCTTATTTGGATATCGAGGGCATCATTGAAATCGCAAAAGAATCAGGCGCTGATGCCGTTCACCCAGGATATGGCTTCCTGGCGGAAAATGTTGAATTTGCCAGACGTTGTGAAGAAGAAGGGATCATCTTTATCGGTCCAAATTCAAAGCATTTGGAGATTTTTGGCGATAAGGTGAAGGCAAGAGAGCAGGCAATCCTTGCGGGAATTCCGGTGATTCCTGGAAGTGACGGCCCTGTTTCATCTTATGAAGAACTGGAACAATTCGCAGATGAAGTCGGATATCCGGTGATGATCAAAGCTGCCTTGGGGGGCGGCGGCCGCGGAATGCGATTGGTGCATGCAAAAGAGGAACTGAAAAGCGCCTATGAAAGGGCGAAATCTGAAGCCAAAGCGGCTTTCGGATCCGACGAAGTGTATGTGGAAAAAGCGATCATTAAGCCGAAGCATATAGAAGTGCAAATTTTAGGGGATTATGCAGGAAACATTGTCCATTTATATGAGCGCGATTGTTCGATTCAGCGCCGTCATCAAAAGGTGGTTGAAATCGCTCCATCGATTTCGCTTTCTGAAAATTTAAGAAATAGAATTTGTGAAGCGGCAGTAAAATTGATGAAAAATGTCGGGTATGTAAATGCCGGCACTGTAGAATTTTTGGTTTCCGGCAACGAATTCTATTTCATCGAAGTGAATCCGCGCATTCAAGTGGAGCATACCATCACGGAGATGATTACAGGCATTGATATCGTTCATGCGCAAATTAAAATTTCGGAAGGATATGAACTTCATTCAAAAGAAATCGGCGTTCCTGAACAGAGCGAAATTCCGTTATTCGGCTATGCGATACAATCCCGTGTGACGACGGAAGATCCAGCCAATAACTTTATGCCGGATACAGGAAAAATCATGGTTTACCGTTCAAGCGGCGGTTTCGGAGTGCGTTTGGATGCAGGTAACGGTTTCCAAGGTGCCGTTGTGACACCTTACTACGATTCCTTGCTCGTCAAAATTTCCACATGGGGTAGAACATTTAAGGAAGCCGCGGCTAAAATGGACCGCAACTTGAGGGAATTTCGTATCCGCGGCGTCAAAACGAACATTCCGTTCCTGATGAATGTGGTGTTGCATGAGAAGTTCTTATCCGGAGAATTTGATACGAGCTTTATCGATTCTACGCCGGAACTATTTGACTTAGCCGTTCGCAAAGACCGCGGCACTAAGTTGTTGAGATATATTGGGGATGTTACATTAAACGGATTCCCTGGAATTGAGAAAAAGAATAAACCGATCTTTGTAAAACCTGAAAAGCCGAAATTGGATATCAAGCATACGGAAATTCCGCGGGGAACAAAACAAATACTTGAAGAAGAAGGCGTCGATGGAGTCATTCGATGGATCAAAGAACAGGATGATGTTCTATTGACAGATACCACATTCCGTGACGCGCATCAGTCGCTGCTTGCTACAAGGGTCCGCAGCCAGGACATGTATCAAATTGCAGATTATAATGCACGGATGATGCATGATTTCTTCTCCCTGGAACTTTGGGGCGGCGCAACGTTTGATGTCAGCTATCGATTCCTGAAAGAAGATCCATGGGAAAGACTTGCAAAACTTCGAAAACAAATCCCGAACGTTTTGTTCCAAATGTTGTTCCGTGGCGCCAATGCAGTAGGTTATACAAACTATCCGGACAATTTGATCCGCGAATTTGTGAGGGAAGCGGCGAGTGCCGGAATTGACGTATTCCGCATTTTCGACAGCTTAAACTGGATCAAGGGGATGGAAATCGCCATTGATGAAGTGCGTAATACAGGGAAAATCGCGGAAGCGGCCATCTGCTACACAGGCGATATTCTGGATCCTTCCCGCTCAAAATACACGGTTCAATATTATAAAGAAATGGCGAAGGAATTGGAGCGTGCGGGAGCCCATATTTTGGCCATCAAAGATATGGCGGGCTTGTTGAAACCGGAGGCGGCTTATGTCCTTATTTCTGAATTGAAAGAAGCGACGGACTTGCCAATCCACTTGCACACTCATGATACAAGCGGCAACGGAATTTACACTTATGCAAAAGCCATCGAAGCGGGTGTCGATATAGTCGATACAGCATTGGGTTCCATGGCAGGCTTAACATCCCAGCCAAGCGCCAATACGCTGTATTATGCCATGAGCGGCGCAAAACGAAAAGTGCGCGCGGACATCGAAGCGCTTGAACAATTATCATATTACTGGCAAGATGTTCGGGAGTATTACCGGGATTTTGAAAGCGGCATGAAAAGTCCCCATTCCGAAATCTATGTTCATGAAATGCCAGGCGGACAATACAGCAACTTGCAACAACAAGCGAAGGCCGTGGGGCTTGGAGACCGTTGGGATGAAGTGAAAAAAATGTATTCCCGCGTGAATATGCTGTTTGGCGATATCGTAAAAGTAACCCCATCGTCCAAAGTCGTCGGCGATATGGCGCTATTTATGGTGCAAAACAATTTGGATGAAAACAATATTTTGGAAAAAGGAAAAACGATCGACTTCCCGGACTCAGTCGTCGAATTTTTCCAAGGCTATTTAGGACAGCCTTATGGCGGGTTCCCGGAAGAGTTGCAAAAGGTCATTTTGAAAGAAAGAAAGCCGATTACTGTGCGGCCTGGCGAACTCCTTGAGCCGGTGGATTTCGATGCACTGAAAAAAGAATTGGAGAACAAAGTGAAAAAGCCGGTGGAGAAAAAGGATGTCATCTCCTACGCTTTATATCCTAAAGTGGTGGAAGAGTATTTCATGGCTGTTGAAAAGTATGGAAACTTATCCGTATTAGACACGCCTTCTTTCCTTTACGGTTTACGAATCGGTGAGGAAATTGAGGTGGAAATCGAAAAAGGGAAAACGTTAATTATTAAATTGGTGTCCATCGGTGAAGCGGAACACGATGGAACACGGGTAATTTACTTTGAATTCAACGGTCAGCCTCGTGAAGTGGTTGTGGAAGATAAAACGGTGGAAGCCGATGGATCAATTGCCGTGAAGGCGGATCCGAACAATCCAAATCAAATTGGGGCGACAATGCCGGGTACTGTATTGAAAGTGCTCGTTTCTAAAGGCAGCCATGTAAAACGCGGCGATCATTTATTGATTACGGAAGCGATGAAAATGGAAACAACTGTGCAAGCGCCAAGTGACGGTGTAGTGAAAGAAATCTACGCAAAACCGGGCGATGCGATTTCAACGGGCGATTTGTTAATTGAGCTTGAATAA
- a CDS encoding DUF420 domain-containing protein: MGVPILPTISTSFIVISAILVAIGWGLIIARKIEAHKKVMLAAGASALIFFIIYATRTVFIGNTAFGGPEEVKIYYTFFLIFHIILAAVGAVFGIISIVTGLKDKLGVHRRLGPISSIIWFFTAITGVLVYLLLYVIYEGGETTSVIKAILGF; the protein is encoded by the coding sequence ATGGGTGTACCAATCTTACCAACAATCAGTACATCATTCATCGTAATCAGTGCCATTTTGGTGGCCATTGGATGGGGTCTAATCATCGCCAGAAAAATAGAAGCACATAAGAAAGTCATGTTGGCTGCCGGAGCCAGCGCATTAATCTTCTTTATTATTTATGCAACAAGAACGGTATTCATTGGAAATACCGCTTTTGGTGGTCCTGAAGAGGTAAAAATATACTATACTTTCTTTTTAATTTTCCATATTATTTTGGCTGCGGTAGGCGCAGTATTCGGCATTATAAGTATCGTTACAGGATTGAAAGACAAGTTGGGTGTGCATCGCCGCCTCGGACCGATCTCAAGCATTATTTGGTTCTTTACGGCCATCACCGGAGTACTTGTATATTTGCTCCTTTATGTGATTTATGAAGGCGGGGAAACCACTTCCGTCATTAAAGCGATTTTAGGATTTTAA
- a CDS encoding cytochrome C oxidase subunit IV family protein → MSHDTEIQGRSQAQYEFDRRKSAVQMRKQVINFAIMIFLTFVAFATVAADFAPTFIKPIILLLAGIQVVLQLYSFMHMDDKHAPYIGVISTFVWVGAVIAFTFFLAFNTIIWW, encoded by the coding sequence ATGAGTCACGATACTGAGATTCAAGGCAGAAGCCAAGCCCAATATGAATTCGATCGCAGAAAAAGCGCAGTTCAAATGCGTAAACAGGTGATCAATTTTGCGATCATGATTTTCCTAACGTTTGTTGCTTTTGCAACAGTGGCGGCAGATTTTGCGCCAACATTTATCAAACCAATCATCTTATTGCTTGCCGGAATCCAAGTTGTATTGCAACTCTATTCCTTCATGCATATGGATGATAAACACGCACCATATATCGGTGTCATTTCCACTTTTGTGTGGGTAGGAGCTGTAATTGCATTTACATTCTTCCTAGCATTCAACACAATTATTTGGTGGTAA
- a CDS encoding YugN family protein, whose protein sequence is MYFENKTVEDIIVDQAVLVEVMEKNGLECHGGWDYDRMTFDKRFDIKEGRYYLRVFCTAVSGDCGNNSASLKILKPALGKYYYPHGVEYGDDEVFPAHLVKKCEAILENVKKDLAELGIA, encoded by the coding sequence ATGTATTTTGAAAACAAAACGGTTGAAGATATAATCGTAGACCAAGCGGTACTTGTTGAAGTAATGGAAAAAAACGGCTTGGAATGCCATGGCGGATGGGACTATGACCGTATGACATTCGACAAACGTTTTGATATCAAAGAAGGCCGTTACTATCTTCGTGTCTTCTGCACAGCGGTTTCCGGCGACTGTGGAAACAACTCCGCATCATTGAAAATCTTGAAACCTGCTCTTGGTAAATACTATTATCCTCATGGTGTGGAATACGGTGATGATGAAGTGTTCCCAGCTCATTTAGTGAAAAAATGTGAAGCAATTTTGGAAAATGTGAAAAAAGATTTAGCAGAACTTGGCATCGCCTAA
- the ctaG gene encoding cytochrome c oxidase assembly factor CtaG, whose product MPLSIFGFQAMWSPYMIGTLVFIIIVYFLVTIRWRSDFKGNEPLKKKEAVYFILGIILLYIVKGSPIDLLSNITFTMHMVQMAFYLLLIPILIIKGIPWWVWRVVVEFPVVDKIVKALTHPVVSVLGFALTFSVYHLPIVFDYIKIDETLHGLASLALFLSAFFMYWPLVNEVPGQRKIKGLYKIGYIIATAVVITPACALIIFTKNPVYATYTDGEAWLKAMSLCVPDKTLASLNTTVKLSGPELFTNLSPLRDQQLGGVLMKIIQEIILGVILYFSFREWWSEEHKLTEEEITAKALNDFQEKKRNQY is encoded by the coding sequence ATGCCTTTAAGTATATTTGGGTTTCAAGCAATGTGGAGCCCATATATGATTGGGACATTAGTGTTTATCATCATCGTTTATTTTCTTGTGACCATTCGCTGGAGAAGCGATTTTAAGGGGAACGAACCGTTAAAAAAGAAAGAAGCGGTTTACTTTATTTTAGGTATCATATTGTTATATATAGTTAAAGGATCTCCAATTGATCTATTGTCAAATATTACCTTTACGATGCATATGGTTCAAATGGCCTTTTATCTGCTATTGATTCCGATCCTGATCATTAAAGGAATTCCTTGGTGGGTTTGGCGGGTAGTCGTTGAATTCCCAGTGGTCGATAAAATCGTCAAAGCGTTAACACACCCGGTTGTATCAGTTCTAGGGTTTGCCTTAACCTTTTCGGTTTATCACCTTCCGATTGTATTCGACTACATTAAAATTGATGAAACATTGCATGGATTGGCTAGTCTGGCACTGTTTCTGTCAGCCTTCTTCATGTATTGGCCGTTGGTAAACGAAGTACCGGGCCAACGGAAAATAAAAGGGTTATACAAAATCGGGTATATTATCGCTACTGCTGTTGTTATCACACCTGCTTGCGCACTCATCATTTTTACAAAAAATCCGGTATACGCAACATATACCGATGGAGAAGCCTGGCTGAAAGCGATGTCGCTTTGTGTGCCGGATAAAACGTTGGCGAGCCTTAATACGACAGTAAAATTGTCCGGACCGGAGTTATTCACAAACTTGTCTCCACTGCGCGACCAGCAATTGGGCGGAGTGCTAATGAAAATCATCCAGGAAATCATTTTGGGTGTCATTTTGTATTTTTCCTTTCGTGAATGGTGGAGTGAGGAACATAAACTCACTGAAGAAGAAATTACAGCAAAAGCTTTAAATGACTTTCAAGAGAAAAAAAGAAACCAATATTAA
- a CDS encoding cytochrome c oxidase subunit I, whose product MSSVAVTKKKGVGAVIWEYLTTVDHKKLAVLYLFSGLLFFAIAGFEALLMRIQLMYPNSDFISAGTFNELLTMHGTTMLFLAATPLLFAFMNMVVPLQIGARDVAFPFLNSLGFWLFFLGATFLHLSFFMGGAPDAGWTSYASLSLYSPGHGIDFYVLGLQISGAGTLISAINFIVTIITMRAPGMTFMRLPLFTWTTLISSTLILFAFPPLTVGLFLMLVDRMFDANFFDHTMGGNTIIWEHLFWIFGHPEVYILVLPAFGLFSEIIPVFARKRLFGYSSMVFATILIGFLGFMVWAHHMFTVGLGATANAIFAVATMAIAVPTGMKVFNWILTIWGGSIKVTVPMIYALGFIPSFVAGGVTGVMQATAPLDYQLHDSYFIVAHFHYVIVGGIVTAIFASFHFYWPLLFNRALNEKLGYLTFWIFFTGFHLTFFVQHFLGLMGMPRRVFTYMEGQGWDLFNFISSIGAIMMAIGVVLMVLNMLLSIKSKPVNCRDYWGDGRSLEWAIQTPIPFYNFKQLPLVRGFDPYWIEKHEGNPEGMTYAEPLGDIHMPNNSILPLIMSIGLFIAAFGALYHPDGVSWSVPVMVIGIGITVLAMIIRSVKDDFGYHLHAEEVIAIENELYGKGGNK is encoded by the coding sequence GTGAGCTCAGTAGCAGTCACAAAGAAAAAGGGCGTGGGTGCGGTTATTTGGGAGTATCTAACAACTGTTGACCACAAAAAACTTGCGGTATTGTATTTATTCTCCGGGCTATTGTTCTTCGCCATCGCAGGTTTTGAAGCGCTTTTAATGCGTATACAGTTGATGTACCCAAATAGCGATTTCATCTCAGCTGGTACTTTTAACGAGTTATTAACAATGCACGGTACAACAATGCTTTTCTTGGCAGCGACACCACTTTTATTCGCATTCATGAATATGGTTGTACCATTGCAAATCGGTGCTCGTGACGTAGCATTCCCATTCCTTAACTCATTAGGATTCTGGTTATTCTTCTTAGGTGCTACATTCTTGCATTTATCATTCTTTATGGGTGGAGCACCAGATGCTGGTTGGACATCATATGCATCATTATCTTTATATTCACCTGGTCATGGTATTGACTTCTATGTATTAGGTCTGCAAATTTCCGGTGCAGGTACATTGATTTCTGCCATTAACTTCATTGTGACAATCATCACAATGCGTGCACCAGGTATGACGTTCATGCGTTTGCCTTTATTTACTTGGACTACACTTATTTCCAGTACATTGATTTTATTCGCATTCCCTCCACTAACAGTAGGTTTGTTCCTAATGTTGGTTGACCGTATGTTCGATGCGAACTTCTTCGATCATACAATGGGTGGTAACACAATTATTTGGGAGCACTTATTCTGGATTTTCGGTCACCCTGAAGTGTATATCTTAGTATTGCCGGCATTCGGATTATTCTCTGAAATTATTCCGGTATTCGCCCGTAAACGTTTGTTCGGATACTCTTCAATGGTATTCGCGACAATCTTGATCGGTTTCTTAGGGTTCATGGTTTGGGCCCACCACATGTTTACAGTAGGTCTTGGTGCGACTGCAAACGCGATCTTTGCGGTAGCAACAATGGCGATCGCCGTTCCAACAGGTATGAAAGTATTTAACTGGATTTTGACAATTTGGGGCGGTTCTATTAAAGTTACTGTACCAATGATTTACGCATTAGGATTCATCCCATCCTTCGTTGCTGGTGGGGTAACAGGTGTAATGCAGGCAACTGCACCACTTGACTATCAATTACACGACTCTTATTTTATCGTTGCACACTTCCACTACGTAATCGTTGGTGGTATCGTAACGGCTATCTTTGCATCATTCCATTTCTATTGGCCGTTATTATTTAACCGTGCATTAAATGAGAAATTAGGTTATTTAACATTCTGGATCTTCTTTACAGGATTCCATTTAACATTCTTTGTACAACACTTCTTAGGATTAATGGGTATGCCACGCCGTGTATTCACTTATATGGAAGGTCAAGGTTGGGATTTATTCAACTTCATTTCTTCCATTGGTGCGATTATGATGGCGATTGGTGTAGTGCTAATGGTACTCAACATGTTGTTGTCAATTAAATCTAAACCAGTGAACTGCAGAGACTACTGGGGAGATGGACGTTCTCTTGAATGGGCAATCCAAACACCAATCCCATTCTATAACTTCAAACAACTTCCACTTGTACGTGGATTTGACCCATACTGGATTGAAAAACATGAAGGCAACCCAGAAGGCATGACATATGCAGAACCTCTTGGCGACATCCATATGCCAAACAACTCAATTTTACCGTTAATCATGTCAATTGGATTATTCATTGCTGCATTCGGTGCATTATATCATCCAGATGGAGTATCTTGGTCAGTACCAGTAATGGTAATTGGAATTGGTATTACTGTGCTTGCAATGATTATTCGTTCAGTAAAAGATGATTTTGGATATCACTTACATGCAGAAGAAGTTATTGCAATTGAAAATGAGCTTTATGGAAAAGGGGGAAATAAATAA
- the coxB gene encoding cytochrome c oxidase subunit II: protein MKKGLKKWSLFPLLAAMAVILSGCGEEYISALRPAGAVGKEQFNLLLLAVSIMTLVVLVVSVLYLLAFAKFRRSKLGEDYMPKQVEGSHTLEVIWTVIPIILLLILSVPTVLATYKFADVSAMDEVDENGDPKALTVNVTAKLYWWEFEYPQYGIVTSQELVVPTNEKVYFNLKAADVKHSFWIPAIGGKMDTNVDNLNKFYLVFDEESAGLNDGEGVWYGKCAELCGPSHALMDFKVKSLNRDDFDAWVAAMKATEGQTASADSTDLGEATFAQNCLGCHAISAVTPAGAAGPNLTTFGDRNRVAGFLEHNKENVEAWIKDPEKYKPGNLMTGKYKELTDEEISAVADYLLGLSVEK, encoded by the coding sequence ATGAAGAAAGGGCTTAAAAAATGGTCTCTTTTCCCGTTGTTAGCAGCAATGGCTGTGATTTTATCGGGCTGTGGTGAAGAGTATATTTCTGCGCTTCGACCAGCCGGTGCTGTCGGAAAAGAGCAATTTAATCTACTATTACTAGCTGTAAGTATCATGACGTTGGTAGTTTTAGTAGTATCAGTTCTTTATTTACTCGCTTTCGCAAAGTTTCGCCGTTCTAAACTTGGCGAAGATTACATGCCTAAGCAAGTGGAAGGTAGCCATACATTAGAGGTAATTTGGACAGTTATTCCAATCATCCTTCTATTAATTTTATCTGTTCCAACAGTATTGGCTACTTATAAATTTGCTGATGTATCCGCAATGGATGAAGTGGATGAAAATGGGGATCCAAAAGCATTAACAGTTAATGTTACTGCAAAATTGTATTGGTGGGAATTTGAATATCCACAATACGGTATTGTTACTTCTCAAGAGTTAGTTGTTCCAACAAATGAAAAGGTTTACTTCAACTTGAAAGCAGCTGATGTAAAACACTCATTCTGGATTCCTGCTATCGGCGGTAAAATGGATACGAACGTAGACAATTTGAACAAATTCTACTTAGTTTTCGATGAAGAATCTGCCGGCCTCAATGATGGAGAAGGCGTATGGTACGGAAAATGTGCTGAACTTTGCGGTCCTTCCCACGCTTTGATGGATTTCAAAGTAAAATCATTGAATCGTGATGATTTCGATGCTTGGGTAGCAGCAATGAAAGCTACTGAAGGCCAAACAGCTTCTGCTGATTCAACTGATTTGGGTGAAGCGACATTCGCTCAAAACTGTTTAGGATGTCACGCAATTTCTGCAGTAACTCCTGCTGGTGCTGCTGGTCCAAACTTGACAACATTTGGTGACCGCAACCGCGTTGCAGGTTTCTTAGAGCATAATAAAGAAAACGTAGAAGCTTGGATTAAAGATCCTGAAAAATACAAACCAGGCAACTTGATGACTGGTAAGTATAAAGAGTTGACTGATGAGGAAATCAGCGCTGTAGCTGATTACTTGCTAGGCTTATCAGTAGAAAAATAA
- a CDS encoding cytochrome (ubi)quinol oxidase subunit III → MMINTKFTPQTWPEHPEQVTQEGKNKYVGIWIFICSDIVLFASLFATYISLRNKGPAGMEFTSQELFELPLAFVMTMFLLTSSLTSVYAMYHLKNYNFKGVQLWTGATILLGLGFLCLEIYEFYHYVHIGFGYTQSAFSSAFFTLVGTHGLHVIIGLIWMICLIIRNAKRGLNLYNAPKYFVASIYWHFIDVVWVFIFTVVYLMGVLG, encoded by the coding sequence ATAATGATTAATACAAAGTTCACCCCTCAAACTTGGCCAGAACATCCGGAACAGGTAACACAAGAAGGTAAAAATAAGTACGTTGGTATTTGGATTTTTATCTGTAGCGATATCGTGCTATTTGCAAGTTTATTCGCAACTTACATCTCTTTAAGAAACAAAGGTCCAGCAGGCATGGAGTTCACTTCCCAAGAACTCTTTGAACTGCCGCTCGCCTTTGTGATGACAATGTTCCTTTTAACTTCATCACTAACATCCGTATATGCGATGTATCATTTGAAAAACTATAATTTCAAAGGGGTTCAGCTTTGGACTGGAGCAACAATCCTTCTAGGTCTCGGATTCCTTTGCCTTGAAATTTATGAGTTCTATCATTATGTACACATTGGCTTTGGTTACACTCAATCCGCGTTCTCTTCCGCATTCTTCACGCTTGTTGGAACACACGGATTGCACGTAATCATCGGCTTAATCTGGATGATTTGCTTAATCATCCGTAACGCTAAACGTGGTCTTAACCTTTACAATGCGCCAAAATATTTTGTTGCTTCTATCTACTGGCACTTTATCGACGTTGTTTGGGTATTCATCTTCACGGTAGTTTACCTCATGGGGGTGTTAGGATAA
- a CDS encoding heme A synthase: MQHRYNWLLKWVAVLTTLGMLLILLGGALVTKTDSGLGCGRNWPDCNGSLIPKEITTEVLIEFSHRFVTGAVSILVLILVIWTWRALNHVKEVKFLGFLAIFFLVLQALIGAAQVLWGQGDFILALHFGISLISFAAVMLLSMIVFEVDQKFDADRVIIRKKLKWHTIGVTLYSYIVVYTGALVRHTGSSLTCTSWPFCDNRNPFELPDKMYEWVHMGHRFAAFLIFIWILYIMVHVIKHYKDQRVIYWSWIIALVLVSLQIIAGAFIIFTQLSLFISLLHSLFITLLFGLLCYLILLVARSSYNERNH, from the coding sequence ATGCAACACAGGTATAATTGGTTATTGAAATGGGTTGCAGTACTTACCACCCTTGGCATGTTGCTAATCCTTCTGGGAGGCGCTCTCGTAACAAAAACAGACAGCGGTTTAGGCTGCGGCCGTAACTGGCCTGATTGCAATGGATCATTGATTCCAAAAGAAATCACGACAGAAGTGTTGATCGAGTTTTCCCACCGATTTGTTACCGGAGCAGTCTCGATACTGGTATTAATATTAGTGATTTGGACATGGAGAGCTTTAAACCACGTTAAAGAAGTGAAATTTTTAGGCTTTCTGGCAATCTTTTTCCTTGTACTGCAAGCATTGATCGGTGCTGCTCAAGTGCTTTGGGGACAAGGTGATTTTATTTTGGCCTTGCACTTCGGCATTTCACTGATTTCTTTTGCAGCGGTGATGTTGCTATCGATGATTGTTTTCGAAGTGGATCAGAAATTTGATGCCGATCGGGTGATCATTCGAAAAAAATTAAAGTGGCATACCATCGGTGTTACCCTTTATTCATACATAGTCGTCTATACCGGAGCGCTCGTTAGACATACAGGTTCCAGTTTAACATGTACAAGCTGGCCGTTTTGCGATAATCGCAATCCCTTTGAGCTGCCTGACAAAATGTATGAATGGGTGCACATGGGCCATCGGTTCGCTGCATTTTTAATCTTCATCTGGATTTTGTACATCATGGTTCATGTAATTAAACATTACAAAGACCAACGGGTGATCTATTGGAGCTGGATTATCGCCCTTGTCCTTGTTTCATTGCAAATCATTGCTGGCGCATTCATTATCTTTACTCAATTAAGTCTATTCATATCTTTATTGCATTCATTATTTATTACGCTGCTGTTCGGGCTTTTATGCTACTTGATATTATTGGTGGCCCGAAGCTCTTACAACGAAAGAAACCACTGA